The genomic segment AGCCGAGCGCCGCGAATGGTGGTTGGCCAATGGCCTCGGCGCCTATGCCGCCGGCACCATCGCCGGCACGCTGACGCGGCGCTACCACGGCCTCTTGATCGCGCCCGTAAATCCGCCTCTGGGCCGGCATTTGCTGTTTGCGAAAGCCGAGGCGACGCTGAGCGATGGCGTAAACACCTGGCCGCTTTCCAGCAACCGCTGGGCCGGCGGCGCGATCGCGCCGCGCGGGTATCTGCATATCGAATCGTTTCATCTCGACGGCCGCATGCCGGTCTGGCGCTACGCGATCGGCGACAGCATCGTCGAGCAACGCATCTGGATGGAGCCCGGCGCCAACACGACCTACGTCGCTTTCCGCTCCGAGGGCAGACGCGGCCTGCGGCTGCAACTGAAGCTGCTGGTCAACGCGCGCGATCATCACGGCAACGCCCAACCCTGGCAGTTCAATCCGGTCATCGAAGCCGATGGGCGCGCTCTGCGCGTATTGCATCCGAACTGGTTCGCGCTGCATTTCCGCGCCCATGGCGGGGCGCTTGCGAGCAGTGAGCAGGGCTCCCGCTTGCGGGATGCGAACGTCCGCGAGTCAAGCGCCGCGCCGCCCGCAAGAGTTGCATCCGCTGTCAGTTCCTCATCCGACGACAGGACGCCTGTTTCGGACTCCGGCGGCGCCTTTACGACGACACACGACTGGTTCGAAAATTTCGATCTCGCGCTGGAACAAGAGCGCGGCCTGCCGGCCAGCGATGCGCATCTGTGCGTCGGCGTCATCGACTTCGATCTGCAGCCCGGTGTGTGGATCGGTATCAGCGCGAGCCCCGACAAGCCGGCGTCGAACTATCTCGAGGAGGCGATGCGCCGCTTTCGCAATCACGACGCCGGCCTCTTGCGGCGCGCGAAAGTGTTGCTTCCCGAATGGCTAAGCGCGCCGGCGCGGCTCGATCAATTGCTGCTTGCCTCCGACACGTTTTTGTTTGCACGGCCGCTGCCGAACGTCCCGGCGGGCGAATCAATCATCGCCGGCTACCCGTGGTTCGGCGATTGGGGGCGCGACACCATGATCGCGTTGCCCGGACTGACGCTCGCGACCGGACGCTTTGAGAGCGCGCTCAATATCCTGCAAACCTTTGCGCGCTTCGTCGATCGCGGCATGTTGCCGAACGTGTTTCCGGGCGCCGGCGATAAGCCGGAATACAACACGGTCGATGCCGCGCTCTGGTATGTCGAGGCGTGGCGCGCGTACGTCGCGGCGACCGCGGATCGCGCCGCGTTGCGCGAAGTCTTCGGCGTGCTCGAAAGCATCATCCGCGCGCACCGCGATGGCACGCGTTATGGCATTGGCATGGACAGCGATGGCCTGCTGCGCGCCGGCGAAACAGGCGTGCAACTGACGTGGATGGACGCCAAGGTCGGTGATTGGGTGGTTACACCGCGCATCGGCAAACCGGTAGAGATCAATGCGCTCTGGTACAACGCGCTGGTCTGCATGAGCGAATTCGCGCGCCAATTGAATTTGCCGGCCGATGATTACCGCGAATTAGCGGAGCGGGCACGCGCGGGATTTCAGCGCTTTCAGAACGCGGATAACGGTGGCCTGTTCGATGTCATTGACGGCCCGCAAGGTCCTGACGCGGCGGTGCGTCCGAATCAAATTTTCGCCGTCAGCCTGCCGTTCAGCCCGTTGTCGGCGGGAGCTCAGGCTGGCGTCGTCGCGCTGTGCGGCGCGGAATTGCTGACTTCGTATGGCCTGCGCTCATTATCGCAAGCGCATGCGGATTTTCGACCGCACTACGTCGGCGGCGTCTGGGAGCGCGATGGCGCTTATCACCAGGGTCCGGTTTGGCCGTGGCTGCTCGGCCACTACGCACTTGCCGAATATCGCGTGACTGGCGATGCCGATCTCGCGCAATCGCAGCTGGCGCCGCTGCAAGATCATCTGCTCGACGCCGGACTCGGCACCATCAGTGAAATTTTCGATGGCGCGACTCCGCATACGCCGCGCGGCGCGCCGGCGCAAGCATGGTCGGTCGCGTGCGCGCTCGAAGCGTGGTTGCGGCTGGAGCGGGCGAAGCGCGAGCAGGCCAACATTTCGCAGCAAGCGACGGAAGCGGCAACGATTTAACCGGTCCGTAACGGTTGCAGTTTACGCCTTTGATTGTCGGCTAAGACATGAACACCGCTCTTTCAGAGACCGATGTATTTCCTCCCCCTAGACGGGGGAGGGTGAGGGTGAACGGTGCGTCGAGAAAAGCTCACCCCCTATTCCAGCCTGGGAAGGGGCTAAAACATGGAGACGAAGATGAGTGAGATGAACATCGAACGCCAACGGCTCGAAGCGCAGCGTGAAAAAAAGAAAACTGGCGCCTGTGGGGCCCGATCTCGCTGAGCGCGCGTGGGGCACGGTGCGCGAGGATTACAGCCCTTACGGCAACGCCTGGGAATACTTCGATCACGATCAGGCGCGCTCGCGCGCTTATCGCTGGAATGAAGACAGCATGGGCGGCATTTGCGACGAGCAACAGCGCTTGTGCTTCTCGCTCGCGTTATGGAACGGCAAGGATCCAATCCTGAAAGAGCGCGCGTTCGGCCTGACCGGTAATCAGGGCAATCACGGCGAGGACGTCAAGGAGTATTACTTCTATCTCGACGCAACGCCGAGCCACAGCTATCTCAAATACCTCTACAAATATCCACAGACCGAATATCCGTATGCGCAGCTCGTTCGCGAAAATGCACGGCGCGGCAGAACAGATCCGCCTTTTACCCTGCTCGATACCGGCGCGTTCAACGATAACCGTTATTGGGACGTCGAAGTCCGTTACGCGAAAGCGACGCCGGATGAAATCCACGCGCGCATCATCGCGCACAACCGTGGGCCGGAAAGCGCGACCTTGGCATGTGCTGCCGACGCTATGGTTCCGCAACACCTGGACATGGAGCGAGGGGCAGGGCGTTTCGACCGAAGCCGGCGCGAGCGCGAGGCCGCAACTGCGCGCTGACAACCCAGTTAAAGGCGTGGCGTAGGCAGTCGAGGCGGCGCATCCGTCGCTGGGTACGTACTTCCTTTATGGCCGCAACAAGGCCGAAGTACTTTACACAGAAAACGAAACCAACAGCGAGCGTTTGTGGAACGTGACGAACGCAAGGTACGTGAAGGACGCTTTCCACCGCTACCTGATCGATGGCGAGGCGACGGCGGTCAATCCAGAAAAAACCGGGACCAAATTCGCCGCCAGTCACGTCGTGACAGTCAGCGCCGGCGAACAACACGTGATCGACCTCGCGCTGTCTTCGAATGCCATGACGACTCCATTTCTCAGGCACGATACGTTGCTGGAAAAGCGGGCCGCCGAGGCGACCGGGTTTTATCGCGACATTTCGCCCGCTGCTTCGGATGAGGACCACAATATCCTGCGCCAGGCAGCGGCCGGCATGATCTGGAGCAAGCAGTATTTCCACTACGATGTCGCGCGCTGGAGCGACGGCGATCAGTACGCGCCGCCGGAAAGCCGCAAACGCGGACGCAATCAGGTCTGGCGGCATCTGAAAGCGGCCGACATCATTTCGATGCCCGATAAATGGGAATACCCATGGTTCGCCGCGTGGGATCTCGCGTTTCATTGCGCGACACTGGCGCTGGTCGATATCGATTTTGCCAAGGATCAGATCGAGCTTTTGTTGCGCGAAAACTATCTGCATCCGAATGGCCAGATTCCGGCTTACGAATGGCAATTCGGCGACGTCAATCCGCCGGTGCTGGCGATGGCGGCCCTCAAAGTA from the Burkholderiales bacterium genome contains:
- a CDS encoding glycogen debranching enzyme N-terminal domain-containing protein, whose translation is MKTTSVKTIESASIRFGREICGDLAQAERREWWLANGLGAYAAGTIAGTLTRRYHGLLIAPVNPPLGRHLLFAKAEATLSDGVNTWPLSSNRWAGGAIAPRGYLHIESFHLDGRMPVWRYAIGDSIVEQRIWMEPGANTTYVAFRSEGRRGLRLQLKLLVNARDHHGNAQPWQFNPVIEADGRALRVLHPNWFALHFRAHGGALASSEQGSRLRDANVRESSAAPPARVASAVSSSSDDRTPVSDSGGAFTTTHDWFENFDLALEQERGLPASDAHLCVGVIDFDLQPGVWIGISASPDKPASNYLEEAMRRFRNHDAGLLRRAKVLLPEWLSAPARLDQLLLASDTFLFARPLPNVPAGESIIAGYPWFGDWGRDTMIALPGLTLATGRFESALNILQTFARFVDRGMLPNVFPGAGDKPEYNTVDAALWYVEAWRAYVAATADRAALREVFGVLESIIRAHRDGTRYGIGMDSDGLLRAGETGVQLTWMDAKVGDWVVTPRIGKPVEINALWYNALVCMSEFARQLNLPADDYRELAERARAGFQRFQNADNGGLFDVIDGPQGPDAAVRPNQIFAVSLPFSPLSAGAQAGVVALCGAELLTSYGLRSLSQAHADFRPHYVGGVWERDGAYHQGPVWPWLLGHYALAEYRVTGDADLAQSQLAPLQDHLLDAGLGTISEIFDGATPHTPRGAPAQAWSVACALEAWLRLERAKREQANISQQATEAATI